From one uncultured Paludibacter sp. genomic stretch:
- a CDS encoding RNA polymerase sigma-70 factor, expansion family 1, protein MQKDFSLNSNNEDSVLFHLIKKRDKNAFTQVYEKYHKYLYTLAYRFLKNSEMAEDAVQHVFVKLWISTREINIEVNLKNYLYTMTKNYILNQIRDNKEIISINYEYAQMEVQDDSTDILKMLEDKQLTDFLYKSINDLPPQKREICIKKIEENKSNQEIAEEMGLSVNTVKSHYQESIKILRNYFNKFTMIIFMIFVFLD, encoded by the coding sequence ATGCAGAAAGATTTTTCTTTAAATTCCAATAATGAAGACTCTGTTTTGTTTCATTTGATAAAGAAAAGAGACAAAAATGCATTCACACAAGTGTACGAAAAATATCATAAATATTTGTACACATTGGCTTATCGTTTTTTGAAAAATTCAGAAATGGCAGAGGATGCCGTACAGCACGTATTTGTAAAGCTCTGGATATCAACTCGTGAAATTAATATTGAAGTAAACCTTAAAAATTATCTTTACACAATGACTAAGAATTATATTCTTAATCAAATACGTGATAATAAGGAAATTATATCCATTAATTATGAATATGCGCAAATGGAGGTACAAGATGACAGTACCGACATACTTAAAATGCTCGAAGATAAACAACTAACAGATTTCTTATATAAAAGTATTAATGATTTGCCTCCTCAAAAGAGGGAAATTTGCATAAAAAAAATAGAAGAAAATAAAAGTAACCAAGAAATCGCAGAAGAAATGGGACTTTCCGTGAACACTGTAAAATCACATTATCAGGAGTCAATAAAAATACTTCGTAATTATTTTAATAAATTCACAATGATAATTTTTATGATTTTTGTTTTTTTAGACTAA
- a CDS encoding transposase (fragment), which produces MIIKNINNTNNFIAKYEKILEILKQFEAKSNFLNQIRYPPLNYIELIEVDLMAESLSTDSEYQLFRTLPSSVS; this is translated from the coding sequence TTGATTATCAAAAATATAAATAACACAAACAACTTCATAGCAAAGTATGAAAAAATTCTTGAGATATTAAAACAATTTGAAGCAAAAAGTAATTTTCTGAATCAAATTCGTTATCCACCTTTAAACTATATTGAATTAATTGAAGTTGATTTAATGGCAGAATCATTAAGTACAGATTCAGAATATCAGTTATTTAGAACTCTGCCAAGTTCGGTAAGTTAA
- a CDS encoding hypothetical protein (Evidence 5 : Unknown function), with amino-acid sequence MLSCMFLLIKCDGVALTGFIFYFGIVYYKYFGASPLKNETQNSEC; translated from the coding sequence ATGCTTTCTTGTATGTTTTTATTAATCAAATGCGATGGTGTTGCTCTTACAGGATTTATTTTCTATTTTGGCATTGTTTATTACAAATATTTCGGTGCTTCACCCCTAAAAAACGAGACACAAAACAGCGAATGTTAA
- a CDS encoding conserved hypothetical protein (Evidence 4 : Unknown function but conserved in other organisms), producing the protein MDLSSLLNGPIGQTVISSIAGKLGMDENQAANVVNTAVPVILGGLNKNARTEEGAASLNKALEKHDGGILDNLMGMLGGDTQELEQDGGGILGHVFGDKQSQVEEAVAKKSGISMAQVGPILAILAPIVMGYLGKQKNQSNTGAGGLGDLIGGLLGGGGQKQSSGGGLMGMISGLLDKDKDGSPIDDILEMFTK; encoded by the coding sequence ATGGATTTATCAAGTTTATTAAACGGTCCCATTGGACAAACTGTAATCAGCAGTATTGCAGGAAAATTGGGTATGGATGAAAATCAAGCTGCAAATGTAGTAAATACTGCTGTTCCGGTAATTTTAGGCGGATTAAACAAAAATGCACGAACCGAAGAAGGTGCAGCCAGCTTAAATAAAGCATTGGAAAAACACGACGGTGGAATTCTTGACAATTTGATGGGAATGTTGGGAGGCGACACACAAGAATTGGAACAAGACGGAGGCGGTATTTTAGGACACGTTTTTGGAGATAAACAATCGCAAGTGGAAGAAGCCGTGGCTAAAAAATCGGGTATCAGTATGGCTCAGGTAGGACCTATTTTAGCGATACTTGCACCTATAGTAATGGGTTATCTTGGAAAACAAAAAAATCAAAGTAATACCGGCGCAGGCGGTTTGGGTGATTTAATCGGCGGTTTGCTTGGCGGTGGCGGACAAAAACAATCAAGCGGAGGAGGTTTAATGGGAATGATTTCAGGATTGCTTGATAAAGATAAAGACGGCAGCCCGATAGATGATATTTTGGAAATGTTTACAAAATAA
- a CDS encoding Dipeptidyl-peptidase IV, protein MKQILFLLLLIFTASISKADLLTDITDGKFKAKTPAAFHSLKDGEHFTQLIDNKYIVKFNFKTGNAVDTLFNFDKLKGFPYDKILGYSFSNDEKKLLVYSNQHYRYRRTFTSSYYIYNIVNKEIKKLSDRGEQEAPLFSPDGNLIAFARENNIYLKNLQTDTETAVTTDGVFNKIINGTPDWVYEEEFELTRYFSFSPDSKCLSYLKFDESNVPLFSMMRYLNNDADKNDLLLYPTVETFKYPKPGQNNSLVSVHLFDLQQNKTSQVQLPKMEEEFYIPRLNWTNNADKLAVYVLNRHQNRLEMFLADKSRGEVTSVWSDTDNCYVDYENIDDIQFLSDNKRFIYVSEKDGYRHAYIYDMPSKTSKQLTKGDWDITKVYGFDEKNQTLFYQSAEISPLQRDIYSVSLKGKKLRLTDGKGTHNADFSTTFAYFADNFSSLSVPNMVTLRTNKGKTVRELINNQSLSDDFNQYNFPKKEFFQFTTSEGIILNGWILKPQNQEENKKYSLLMVQYSGPNSQQVLDSWKMDWEYFLCTQGYAVACVDGRGTGARGSEFRKCTYKQLGVLETKDQVEAAKYLGSLRFVDKERMGIWGWSYGGFMVLNAMSTGENIFKVGIAVAPVTDWRLYNSAYTERFMRTPQENPEGYAAGSPLSKVKNLEGNVLIIHGTADDNVHLQNTMIYLNKLTDAGKQVQLYTYTDKNHSILGRETRRHLYKKKFEFLEKNLK, encoded by the coding sequence ATGAAACAAATTCTTTTCTTGCTGCTTTTAATATTTACCGCCTCCATTTCAAAAGCCGATTTACTTACCGATATTACCGACGGAAAATTTAAAGCAAAAACTCCCGCTGCATTTCATTCTCTTAAAGACGGCGAACATTTTACTCAATTAATCGATAATAAATATATTGTTAAGTTTAATTTCAAAACAGGAAATGCGGTAGATACACTTTTCAATTTTGATAAATTAAAAGGTTTTCCTTACGACAAAATTCTTGGATATTCTTTTAGTAACGATGAGAAAAAACTGCTTGTTTATTCCAATCAACATTACCGTTATCGCCGAACTTTTACTTCAAGTTATTATATTTACAACATTGTAAATAAGGAAATTAAAAAACTTTCTGATAGAGGTGAACAAGAAGCGCCGCTTTTCTCTCCCGATGGAAATTTAATTGCTTTTGCACGTGAAAACAACATCTATCTTAAAAATCTTCAAACCGATACGGAAACCGCTGTAACTACCGATGGAGTTTTCAATAAAATCATCAACGGCACTCCCGATTGGGTNTATGAAGAAGAATTTGAATTAACCCGTTATTTTTCCTTCAGCCCCGATAGCAAATGTTTGTCTTATTTAAAATTTGATGAAAGTAACGTACCGCTCTTTTCGATGATGCGTTATTTAAATAACGATGCGGATAAAAACGATTTGTTGCTTTATCCTACGGTAGAAACGTTCAAATATCCAAAGCCAGGACAAAATAATTCGCTCGTAAGTGTGCATTTGTTTGATTTACAGCAAAATAAAACTTCACAAGTTCAACTCCCGAAAATGGAAGAAGAATTTTATATTCCGCGTTTAAACTGGACGAATAATGCGGATAAACTTGCCGTGTATGTTTTAAACAGACATCAAAATCGTCTGGAAATGTTTCTTGCAGATAAAAGTAGGGGAGAAGTAACCTCTGTTTGGAGCGATACCGATAATTGCTACGTAGATTACGAAAATATTGACGACATTCAGTTTTTATCGGATAATAAGCGGTTTATTTACGTCAGTGAAAAAGACGGTTATCGCCACGCTTATATTTACGATATGCCTTCCAAAACATCAAAACAGCTTACCAAAGGCGATTGGGACATAACAAAAGTGTATGGCTTTGATGAAAAAAACCAAACGCTTTTTTATCAATCGGCAGAAATTTCTCCTCTACAGCGCGATATTTATTCTGTTTCGCTCAAAGGAAAAAAACTACGCTTAACCGATGGAAAAGGGACACACAATGCCGATTTTTCAACCACATTCGCATATTTTGCCGATAACTTTTCGTCGCTTTCCGTACCCAATATGGTAACATTACGCACCAATAAAGGAAAGACAGTAAGAGAGTTAATAAACAATCAATCGTTGTCAGATGATTTTAATCAGTATAATTTTCCTAAAAAAGAATTTTTCCAATTTACAACCTCAGAAGGAATCATCTTAAACGGATGGATTTTAAAACCACAAAATCAGGAAGAAAACAAAAAATACTCGCTTTTGATGGTGCAATACAGCGGACCAAATTCACAACAGGTGTTGGATAGTTGGAAAATGGATTGGGAATATTTTCTTTGTACACAGGGATACGCAGTGGCGTGTGTTGACGGACGCGGAACAGGTGCGCGTGGGAGTGAGTTTCGTAAATGCACTTACAAACAACTGGGAGTGTTGGAAACCAAAGATCAGGTGGAAGCAGCCAAGTATTTGGGAAGTTTGCGTTTTGTGGATAAAGAAAGAATGGGAATTTGGGGATGGAGTTACGGAGGATTTATGGTATTGAACGCTATGAGCACAGGCGAAAATATTTTCAAAGTAGGAATAGCGGTAGCTCCCGTTACCGATTGGCGATTATATAATTCAGCATATACAGAGCGGTTTATGCGTACTCCTCAAGAAAATCCGGAAGGTTATGCTGCGGGTTCGCCTTTATCGAAAGTGAAAAATTTAGAAGGGAATGTATTAATAATTCATGGTACCGCCGACGATAATGTTCACCTACAGAATACAATGATTTATCTGAATAAACTTACCGATGCAGGAAAACAAGTGCAATTATATACATATACCGATAAAAACCACAGTATTTTAGGGCGGGAAACACGTCGTCATTTGTATAAAAAGAAGTTTGAGTTTTTAGAAAAGAATTTGAAATGA
- a CDS encoding Patatin, producing the protein MKSLKEFLKSFSATEKLXXETSVQKKIGLCLSGGGALGYAHIGVLQALEDCGIHPHVVSGASMGAIVGTLYAAGKKPSEMMQLIKXDKLYRXTKLMNFNPKFWEKSALVNNKTVRDVVKECVLENDFKKLKKPMHICVANLSTGKWEIXSEGNNLDAWVAASSAIPGIFSAIKINEMIYVDGGLLNNMPVQPLKEKCDVIIGCDVIPYSVVMKDLKLKDTFAASARIVENQNSAEGRSMCDYLIEPKAIEKYHEFNFDAYKEIYQYGYSAVTKYVMENPEILKLRTVEKIKKETAQNCFLVF; encoded by the coding sequence ATGAAATCGTTAAAAGAGTTTTTAAAATCATTTTCTGCTACAGAAAAACTACANGNAGAAACTTCCGTTCAAAAAAAAATAGGATTATGTTTGAGTGGCGGAGGCGCTTTAGGTTATGCTCATATCGGTGTTTTACAAGCGTTGGAAGATTGCGGAATTCATCCACACGTTGTTTCCGGAGCAAGTATGGGAGCCATTGTAGGAACTTTATATGCCGCAGGGAAAAAACCGTCGGAAATGATGCAGCTTATTAAGGANGATAAATTATACAGAATNACAAAATTAATGAATTTCAACCCGAAATTTTGGGAAAAAAGCGCATTGGTGAATAATAAAACCGTACGTGACGTGGTTAAAGAATGCGTTCTCGAAAACGATTTTAAAAAATTGAAAAAACCTATGCACATTTGTGTGGCAAATTTAAGTACAGGCAAATGGGAAATTNTAAGTGAAGGAAATAATTTAGATGCTTGGGTTGCAGCTTCGAGCGCCATTCCGGGNATTTTCAGCGCAATTAAAATAAATGAAATGATTTATGTTGATGGCGGCTTGTTAAATAATATGCCTGTTCAACCCTTGAAAGAAAAATGTGATGTAATTATTGGATGTGATGTAATACCTTATTCCGTAGTGATGAAAGACTTAAAACTCAAAGATACTTTTGCAGCTTCGGCGCGCATAGTAGAAAATCAAAATTCAGCAGAAGGACGTTCAATGTGTGATTATTTGATAGAACCGAAAGCAATAGAAAAATATCACGAATTTAACTTCGACGCCTATAAGGAAATTTATCAGTATGGTTATAGCGCTGTAACTAAATACGTTATGGAAAATCCTGAAATTTTGAAATTGAGAACCGTAGAAAAAATAAAAAAGGAAACAGCTCAAAATTGTTTCCTTGTCTTCTGA
- a CDS encoding conserved hypothetical protein (Evidence 4 : Unknown function but conserved in other organisms), which yields MDVKSVLTSWKQVNEQSKKSETVEKLPSLAFCVVMDLLGMATFILPFLGEWFDLVWAPISAMMFFRAFGGMTGAIGSVVNLTEELLPGLDVIPTFTIGYFYTKYKMKKK from the coding sequence ATGGACGTAAAATCTGTTTTAACAAGTTGGAAACAAGTCAACGAACAATCAAAAAAATCAGAAACGGTAGAAAAATTACCTTCACTGGCTTTCTGTGTGGTGATGGATTTATTAGGAATGGCAACTTTTATTTTGCCTTTTTTAGGAGAGTGGTTTGATTTAGTGTGGGCGCCTATTTCTGCAATGATGTTTTTTCGCGCCTTTGGAGGTATGACGGGCGCCATCGGTAGCGTTGTAAATTTGACAGAAGAACTTTTACCCGGTTTAGATGTAATACCAACTTTTACTATCGGTTACTTTTATACGAAATATAAAATGAAAAAGAAATAA
- a CDS encoding Nitroreductase, with protein MNLEEVLNHRRAVRNYNAEKELDTQKVKHCIELATLAPSSSNMQLYEFYHVTNPEIIKKLSVACLNQSAVSTSKQLVIFVTRQDLYKKRAKAVLDFEWGNIQRNSPVERQTKRIKDREMYYGKMMPFVYSRFFGLLGGFRKALASFISLFRPMITNVSENDMRSVVHKSCALAAQTFMIAMANEGYDTCPLEGFDNRRVKKILKLPHRAEVNMIISCGIRNENKGIWGERFRVPFEEVYFSV; from the coding sequence ATGAATTTAGAAGAAGTATTAAACCACCGTCGTGCTGTACGTAATTACAATGCTGAAAAAGAATTAGATACACAAAAAGTAAAACACTGCATTGAACTTGCCACTTTGGCTCCAAGCAGTTCAAATATGCAGCTGTATGAATTTTACCACGTTACAAACCCTGAAATTATAAAGAAATTATCGGTGGCTTGTTTAAATCAAAGCGCCGTATCAACTTCAAAACAATTGGTGATTTTTGTTACAAGGCAAGATTTATATAAAAAAAGAGCCAAAGCCGTACTCGATTTTGAGTGGGGAAATATCCAGCGAAACAGTCCTGTTGAACGTCAAACAAAAAGAATCAAAGACCGTGAAATGTATTACGGAAAAATGATGCCTTTCGTTTATAGCCGTTTTTTTGGTTTGCTCGGCGGTTTTCGTAAAGCGTTGGCATCATTCATTAGTCTTTTCAGACCAATGATTACAAATGTTTCAGAAAATGACATGCGCTCGGTTGTACATAAATCGTGTGCCTTAGCTGCGCAAACCTTTATGATTGCGATGGCAAATGAAGGTTACGACACGTGCCCGTTAGAAGGTTTTGATAACCGAAGAGTAAAGAAAATTTTAAAATTACCACACCGTGCCGAAGTAAATATGATTATCTCTTGCGGCATAAGAAATGAAAATAAAGGAATTTGGGGAGAACGTTTCAGAGTTCCTTTTGAAGAAGTTTATTTTAGTGTGTAG
- a CDS encoding conserved hypothetical protein (Evidence 4 : Unknown function but conserved in other organisms) — MQTELQLILTPEQAYKKELLHQQIAKKLDIDVKKISAVRVLRKSIDARSTPKINLSVQVFWNEKAPEKYHINIDYKFVGNKTPVLVIGAGPAGLFAALKLILLGLKPIVIERGKEARKRKIDIAQLNRNKELNAESNYCFGEGGAGTFSDGKLYTRSKKKGNVQGVLETFYFHGADEHILYEAHPHIGSDNLPLVVENIRKTILSCGGEFYFEKKLTELIIENNKIKGCKTADGETFVADALILATGHSAHDIYELLHKQGIALEAKGFAMGVRVEHPQALIDSIQYHQKSRGKYLPAAAYSLVEQIESRGVYSFCMCPGGHIVPAGTEKESIVVNGMSVSQRNSPYANSGIVVEIQPEDIPSDFQQFGILAGLKFQEYVEKLAYINNGGQGFKAPAQRLADFVKGKLSADLPECSYLPGLISSPLHFWLPDFITKRLQQAFKKFDYKMRGYLTNEAVIVGVESRSSSPVRIPRNSETLQHTEISGLFPAGEGSGYSGGITSSAIDGENCAEKAAEYVRSLTFNV; from the coding sequence ATGCAAACCGAACTTCAACTTATACTTACACCCGAACAAGCATACAAAAAAGAACTTTTACATCAGCAGATTGCGAAAAAACTTGATATTGATGTGAAAAAGATAAGCGCTGTACGTGTATTACGTAAATCCATTGATGCACGTTCTACTCCAAAAATAAATCTTTCCGTACAAGTATTTTGGAATGAAAAAGCGCCTGAAAAATATCATATTAATATTGATTATAAATTTGTAGGAAATAAAACTCCTGTTTTAGTAATTGGAGCGGGTCCTGCCGGTTTGTTTGCCGCTTTGAAGTTGATATTGCTTGGTTTGAAACCAATAGTAATTGAACGCGGCAAAGAAGCACGAAAACGAAAAATAGATATTGCCCAACTCAATCGGAATAAAGAATTAAACGCCGAAAGCAATTATTGTTTTGGAGAAGGCGGCGCAGGAACTTTCTCTGACGGAAAATTGTATACACGCTCCAAGAAAAAAGGAAATGTGCAGGGAGTTTTGGAAACATTTTATTTTCACGGAGCCGATGAACACATTCTTTACGAGGCACATCCGCACATTGGTTCTGATAATTTGCCTTTAGTAGTGGAAAATATCCGAAAAACTATTTTGAGCTGTGGCGGAGAATTTTATTTTGAGAAGAAACTGACAGAATTGATTATTGAAAACAACAAAATAAAAGGTTGTAAAACAGCTGATGGAGAAACGTTTGTAGCTGATGCATTGATTCTTGCCACAGGACATTCTGCCCACGATATTTATGAACTCCTGCACAAACAAGGCATTGCTTTGGAAGCAAAAGGTTTTGCAATGGGAGTTCGAGTTGAACATCCGCAAGCGTTAATTGACAGTATTCAATATCATCAAAAATCACGCGGAAAATATTTACCGGCAGCGGCTTACAGTTTGGTAGAACAAATTGAAAGTAGGGGAGTGTATTCGTTTTGTATGTGTCCCGGAGGGCATATTGTTCCTGCGGGAACCGAAAAAGAAAGCATTGTGGTAAACGGAATGTCTGTCTCACAGCGAAACTCTCCATACGCAAATTCAGGAATTGTGGTGGAAATTCAACCGGAAGATATTCCTTCGGATTTTCAGCAATTTGGAATTTTGGCTGGTTTGAAATTTCAGGAATACGTTGAAAAATTAGCATATATAAATAATGGCGGACAAGGTTTTAAAGCTCCCGCGCAACGATTAGCTGATTTTGTGAAAGGAAAACTATCGGCAGATTTACCGGAGTGTTCTTATTTACCGGGATTAATTTCATCGCCGCTTCATTTTTGGTTGCCCGATTTTATTACAAAACGCTTACAGCAAGCATTTAAAAAATTCGATTATAAAATGCGCGGTTATCTTACGAACGAGGCGGTGATAGTTGGTGTGGAGAGTCGTTCGTCGTCTCCTGTACGTATTCCGAGAAACTCTGAAACATTGCAACACACTGAAATTTCAGGATTATTCCCAGCGGGAGAAGGTTCGGGATATTCAGGGGGTATTACTTCTTCCGCCATTGATGGAGAAAACTGCGCGGAAAAAGCTGCGGAATATGTTCGAAGTTTAACGTTTAACGTTTAA
- a CDS encoding conserved hypothetical protein (Evidence 4 : Unknown function but conserved in other organisms) yields the protein MKKFFGFFLTLFLTIPIYSQLQIQGKIVDASTNEPLVGVTVFNPKTSTGTSTTLDGSFLLKATTDIKELNISYVGYTSKTISVNLSQPNLGIITLKSEVIGLNDVVVTSSIAIRRKTPVALSVIEPLDIQEKLGTQEFPEILKSTPSVYATKQGGGFGDSRINLRGFESANIAVMINGVPMNDMEWGGIYWSNWAGLSDVTRSMQVQRGLGASKVAAPSVGGSINIVTKSTDAKKGGSFSYSTGNDGYNKFSFNVSTGLSPTGWAMTFLGAKTWGNGYIQGTEFEGYSYFLNISKIINDNHQLSFTAFGAPQWHNQRYNGDKLLIEDWQKLKDSYKFNPTYGFDINGQRKTANFNYYHKPQISLNHFWTMNDKSSLSSALYMSIGDGGGYAWRGNNSSMLYGTNTATGKLNTTYRGIDGYMDYGILQQENAANPNGSQAVITNSRNNHTWVGLLSTYTTELAKNLDFYAGLDLRYYAGKHDAVIVNLMGGDFYIDPSRANVIYSSNAGNPSYVNEHLHEGDIVYRNNTGYVAQEGVFSQAEYTLDKLNIFLAGSVSNSTYWKIDKFYYDNEKSPSKSFLGFTAKTGANYNLDDKNNVFANIGYISRAPFMSGGYFTSIHTSNAVNNDAVNEKVFSMELGYGYRSKYFTGNLNVYSTSWLDKTMVKTFTSAADIGFINLTGVNALHQGVELDFVVKPIENLELRGMASIGDWRWKSKASGYLFDKDGQPVNAALSTLDKNGNVIEMHSAEHAYMELDLRNVKVGNSAQTTFALGTKYKFLKSFSAGLDYTHYARNYANFSIAANTGTTVYVTPWMIPQAGVFDFNANYKFKIGGFDAILFGNINNLLNQEYIADAQDLTPTSNTTDEWKNVSVMYGFGRTYVITLKLNF from the coding sequence ATGAAAAAGTTTTTTGGATTTTTTTTAACACTATTTTTGACTATCCCAATTTATTCCCAACTCCAAATTCAAGGAAAGATTGTGGATGCAAGCACAAATGAGCCATTAGTTGGAGTAACTGTTTTTAACCCCAAAACAAGTACCGGTACAAGCACTACGCTAGACGGTAGTTTTTTATTAAAAGCAACGACCGATATTAAGGAATTAAATATTTCATATGTTGGTTACACTTCTAAAACAATTTCCGTGAATCTATCGCAGCCAAATCTGGGTATAATTACGTTAAAAAGTGAAGTAATTGGTTTGAACGACGTAGTTGTAACTTCATCAATTGCTATCCGACGTAAGACTCCTGTAGCGCTTTCAGTAATTGAGCCTCTTGATATTCAAGAAAAACTTGGTACTCAAGAGTTTCCAGAAATTCTAAAATCAACCCCCAGCGTATATGCCACTAAACAAGGTGGTGGATTTGGCGATTCACGTATTAATTTGCGTGGTTTTGAATCTGCAAATATTGCTGTAATGATTAATGGTGTCCCAATGAATGATATGGAATGGGGAGGCATTTATTGGTCAAACTGGGCAGGATTAAGTGATGTGACACGTTCAATGCAAGTACAACGTGGTTTAGGTGCTTCTAAAGTAGCAGCTCCTTCAGTTGGAGGTTCTATCAATATTGTAACTAAATCTACTGATGCAAAAAAAGGAGGTTCTTTCTCTTATTCAACAGGAAATGATGGATATAACAAATTTTCTTTCAATGTTTCAACAGGATTAAGTCCTACAGGTTGGGCAATGACATTTCTTGGAGCTAAGACTTGGGGAAACGGATACATACAAGGAACAGAGTTTGAGGGATATTCTTATTTTTTAAATATTTCAAAAATAATAAACGATAATCATCAACTTTCATTCACTGCCTTCGGTGCCCCACAATGGCATAATCAACGTTATAATGGAGATAAATTGTTAATAGAGGATTGGCAAAAATTAAAAGATAGTTATAAATTCAATCCTACGTATGGTTTTGATATAAACGGTCAACGAAAAACAGCTAATTTCAATTACTACCATAAACCCCAAATTTCTTTAAACCATTTTTGGACAATGAATGATAAATCAAGTTTATCTAGTGCTCTTTACATGTCTATTGGCGATGGGGGTGGATATGCTTGGAGAGGGAATAACAGTTCAATGCTATATGGAACAAACACAGCCACAGGTAAATTAAATACCACTTATAGAGGAATTGACGGTTATATGGATTATGGTATTCTACAACAAGAAAATGCAGCCAATCCTAATGGTTCTCAAGCGGTAATTACAAATTCCAGAAACAACCACACTTGGGTAGGTTTGCTTTCCACTTACACTACAGAATTGGCTAAAAATTTGGATTTTTATGCCGGATTAGATCTAAGATACTATGCAGGAAAACACGATGCTGTTATTGTAAATTTAATGGGTGGAGATTTTTACATTGATCCTTCCAGAGCCAATGTAATATATTCTTCAAATGCAGGGAATCCAAGTTACGTGAATGAACATTTGCACGAAGGTGATATCGTATATAGAAATAATACAGGTTATGTAGCGCAGGAAGGAGTTTTTTCACAGGCAGAATATACTTTAGATAAATTAAATATATTCCTTGCCGGTTCTGTTTCAAATAGCACCTATTGGAAAATAGATAAATTTTATTATGATAATGAAAAATCTCCGAGTAAAAGCTTTTTAGGTTTTACTGCCAAAACAGGAGCAAACTACAATTTGGATGATAAAAATAATGTTTTTGCTAATATTGGTTATATTTCTCGTGCACCATTTATGTCTGGTGGATATTTCACAAGCATTCACACAAGTAATGCTGTAAATAATGATGCTGTAAATGAGAAAGTATTCTCAATGGAATTAGGATACGGTTATCGTTCAAAATATTTTACAGGTAACTTAAATGTATATAGTACTAGTTGGCTGGATAAAACAATGGTCAAAACATTTACCTCGGCAGCAGACATAGGATTTATCAATCTTACCGGAGTTAACGCCCTTCATCAGGGCGTAGAATTGGATTTTGTTGTGAAACCAATTGAAAATCTAGAATTAAGAGGAATGGCTTCTATCGGTGATTGGAGATGGAAAAGCAAAGCCAGCGGATATCTATTTGATAAAGACGGACAACCTGTCAATGCAGCTCTTTCAACTTTAGATAAGAATGGTAACGTAATAGAAATGCATTCTGCAGAACACGCTTATATGGAATTGGACTTAAGAAATGTAAAAGTAGGTAACTCGGCACAAACCACATTTGCACTCGGTACTAAATATAAATTCTTGAAAAGTTTTAGTGCAGGATTGGATTATACGCATTATGCAAGAAACTATGCTAATTTTTCTATTGCAGCCAATACGGGAACTACTGTATATGTTACTCCATGGATGATACCTCAAGCTGGCGTATTCGATTTTAATGCCAACTATAAATTTAAAATAGGTGGTTTTGATGCTATCTTATTTGGAAATATAAACAACCTTTTAAATCAAGAATACATTGCGGATGCTCAAGATTTGACTCCTACAAGCAATACTACTGACGAATGGAAAAATGTATCGGTAATGTATGGGTTTGGTAGAACTTATGTCATTACTTTAAAACTTAATTTTTAA